The following are encoded together in the Naumannella cuiyingiana genome:
- a CDS encoding LysR substrate-binding domain-containing protein encodes MQNWDRLRVFAAVAETGSIGAAADLLHITGSAVSQQVRNLERDVGAALVEPAGRGIRLTAAGSELAACGLHLRERIERAESAVAAIRDRDALGGPLRFGVVMSAIRTIVGPALGRLTARHPALRPSIVDGEAVDGIELVHTRRLDAALVESWQDRAPRGLAAMRAERILTEPVDLALPGAAPRRPHRLADAAGLAWTSCPAGSEAYLALTDLLRDAGLPVDIRYEVPAFGAQLELVAAGLAAALVPRLARTESVPVSYVELTPRVSRHLYLVTRRDDERRVLAELAAQLRAAGGEGLARDPDTEAEGLPSEPAARLV; translated from the coding sequence GTGCAGAACTGGGACCGGCTGCGGGTGTTCGCGGCGGTCGCCGAGACGGGCTCGATCGGCGCCGCCGCCGACCTGCTGCACATCACCGGCTCGGCCGTCAGCCAGCAGGTACGCAACCTCGAGCGCGACGTCGGCGCGGCGCTCGTCGAGCCGGCCGGGCGCGGCATCCGGCTGACCGCCGCCGGCAGCGAGCTCGCCGCCTGCGGCCTGCACCTGCGCGAGCGGATCGAGCGCGCCGAGTCCGCCGTGGCCGCGATCCGCGACCGCGACGCGCTCGGCGGCCCGCTGCGGTTCGGGGTGGTGATGAGTGCCATCCGCACGATCGTCGGCCCCGCCCTCGGCCGGCTCACCGCACGCCACCCGGCGCTGCGCCCGAGCATCGTCGACGGCGAGGCGGTCGACGGCATCGAGCTGGTCCACACCCGCCGCCTCGACGCGGCGCTGGTGGAGTCCTGGCAGGACCGGGCGCCCCGCGGGCTGGCCGCGATGCGCGCCGAACGCATTCTCACCGAGCCGGTCGATCTTGCCCTGCCCGGCGCGGCCCCGCGCCGCCCGCACCGCCTGGCCGACGCGGCGGGCCTGGCGTGGACCTCCTGCCCGGCCGGCAGCGAGGCGTACCTCGCGCTGACCGACCTGCTGCGCGATGCGGGCCTGCCGGTCGACATCCGCTACGAGGTGCCCGCGTTCGGCGCCCAGCTCGAACTCGTCGCCGCCGGCCTGGCCGCCGCGCTGGTGCCGCGCCTGGCGCGGACCGAGTCCGTGCCGGTCAGCTACGTCGAGCTCACGCCCCGGGTCAGCCGCCACCTCTATCTGGTCACCCGTCGCGACGACGAGCGCCGCGTGCTGGCCGAGCTCGCCGCGCAGTTGCGCGCCGCCGGGGGCGAGGGCCTGGCGCGCGATCCCGACACCGAGGCCGAAGGATTGCCGAGCGAGCCCGCCGCGCGGCTAGTCTGA
- a CDS encoding YdhK family protein, with amino-acid sequence MRKRLTAALAAGVLGGALALAGCTSAGQDHQGHGSSSASTPASSDGGMDHSSMEHPMDGGPAPAGIKTAAAPKYPVGTKVILTADHMMGMDGAKATIVGAYSTYTYAVDFAPTTGGEPVKDHKWVVQQEIKDAGSKRLADGTEVTLEAEHMKGMKGAKATIASSTDETVYMVDYEAGGMKMTNHKWVVESEIKPAA; translated from the coding sequence ATGCGAAAGCGACTGACAGCAGCACTGGCCGCGGGAGTGCTCGGCGGAGCGCTGGCCCTCGCCGGATGCACCAGCGCCGGCCAGGACCATCAGGGCCACGGCAGCAGCTCAGCCAGCACCCCGGCCAGCAGCGACGGCGGGATGGACCACTCGTCGATGGAGCACCCCATGGACGGCGGGCCCGCGCCCGCGGGCATCAAGACCGCCGCCGCCCCGAAGTACCCGGTCGGCACGAAGGTGATCCTCACCGCCGACCACATGATGGGCATGGACGGCGCGAAGGCCACCATCGTCGGGGCCTACAGCACTTACACCTACGCGGTGGACTTCGCCCCCACCACCGGCGGCGAGCCGGTCAAGGACCACAAGTGGGTCGTCCAGCAGGAGATCAAGGACGCCGGTAGCAAGCGGCTGGCCGACGGCACCGAGGTCACGCTGGAGGCCGAGCACATGAAGGGGATGAAGGGCGCGAAGGCCACCATCGCCTCCTCCACTGACGAGACCGTCTACATGGTCGACTACGAGGCGGGCGGCATGAAGATGACCAACCACAAGTGGGTCGTCGAGAGCGAGATCAAGCCGGCCGCCTGA
- a CDS encoding GtrA family protein, whose product MKRAARYVFVRHRHNWIQLIRFGLVGGSGVVVNNIIFVLANKIWSHPNDVVFAIPFTDFNVRWQLIYSTLAFLIANLWNFMLNRHWTFNSAKHASWLREYWPFLLVGFGAQLVTMLIETLMINPTSPLYLPGPPFTEGSTGLTNRYYWAHLIAILITVPITFVLNKLWTFSAVRGRKRHDEHAPPVPMVAPVVAPEVEDEAEEALAEQAAAHPDRRHSEPVGAHHDDESSRR is encoded by the coding sequence GTGAAACGAGCCGCCCGCTATGTCTTCGTCCGCCACCGGCACAACTGGATCCAACTGATCCGGTTCGGCCTGGTCGGCGGCTCCGGCGTCGTCGTCAACAACATCATCTTCGTGCTGGCCAACAAGATCTGGTCGCACCCGAACGACGTGGTCTTCGCGATCCCGTTCACCGACTTCAACGTCCGCTGGCAACTGATCTACTCGACGCTTGCGTTCCTGATCGCCAACCTGTGGAACTTCATGCTGAACCGGCACTGGACGTTCAACAGTGCCAAACACGCGAGCTGGCTGCGGGAGTACTGGCCGTTCCTGCTGGTCGGCTTCGGCGCGCAACTGGTCACCATGCTGATCGAGACGCTGATGATCAACCCGACCTCGCCGCTGTACCTGCCGGGGCCGCCGTTCACCGAGGGCAGCACCGGGCTGACGAACCGTTACTACTGGGCCCACCTGATCGCGATCCTGATCACCGTGCCGATCACCTTCGTGCTGAACAAGCTGTGGACCTTCTCTGCCGTCCGCGGGCGCAAGCGCCACGACGAGCACGCGCCGCCGGTGCCGATGGTGGCCCCGGTCGTCGCGCCCGAGGTGGAGGACGAGGCCGAGGAGGCGTTGGCCGAGCAGGCCGCCGCGCACCCGGATCGGCGCCACTCCGAGCCGGTCGGTGCGCACCACGACGACGAGAGTTCGCGGAGGTAG
- a CDS encoding multicopper oxidase family protein: MHTDLNRRQFLAGALALTAAGLAGCTSTSKPTSFVGPDSAAVAKAESKRRRTGATVQRALTAEPATVDLAGKEAKTWAFTGASATKPIRGNVGDTLKVALTNKLPDPTTVHWHGLALRNDMDGVPNLTQKPVEPGGTFSYQFALPQAGTYWFHPHVGTQLDRGLYAPLIIDDPNEKADYDQEWIIVLDDWLDGVTATPDQVMKELGRGMMDHGGMDMGPMRMGNTLMGATSPLLGGDAGDVYYPLYLINGRPAADPETFTAKPGQKIRLRIINAGGDTAFRFGVAEHPLTITHTDGYPVKPHEAESVVLGMGERYDAVITVGDGAFAVMAEALGKQDQAVAVLRTGSGSAPAKGAKLPQTKAPATAADLKATGAVALPKRAVDRTLVLELTGAMEKYDWAINGKRMDMEQPMRDALGIVDGERVALEFKNSTKMWHPMHLHGHTYQHAGGGPRKDTSIVLPGKTLRVEFDADNPGRWLTHCHNVYHGEAGMMAAVAYQQG, translated from the coding sequence ATGCACACCGACCTGAACCGCCGCCAGTTCCTCGCCGGCGCACTGGCCCTCACCGCCGCAGGCCTCGCCGGCTGCACCTCCACCAGCAAGCCCACCTCGTTCGTCGGGCCCGACAGCGCCGCCGTCGCGAAGGCCGAATCCAAGCGCCGCCGCACCGGCGCGACCGTGCAGCGCGCCCTGACCGCCGAACCGGCCACCGTGGACCTGGCCGGGAAAGAGGCGAAGACCTGGGCCTTCACCGGAGCGTCGGCGACCAAGCCGATCCGCGGCAACGTCGGCGACACCCTCAAGGTCGCCCTCACCAACAAGCTGCCCGACCCGACTACCGTGCACTGGCACGGGCTCGCGCTGCGCAACGACATGGACGGGGTGCCGAACCTCACCCAGAAGCCGGTCGAGCCAGGCGGGACGTTCTCCTACCAGTTCGCGCTCCCGCAGGCCGGGACCTACTGGTTCCACCCGCACGTGGGCACCCAGCTCGACCGCGGCCTGTACGCGCCGCTGATCATCGACGACCCCAACGAGAAGGCCGACTACGACCAGGAATGGATCATCGTCCTCGACGACTGGCTCGACGGCGTCACCGCGACACCCGACCAGGTGATGAAGGAACTCGGCAGGGGCATGATGGACCACGGCGGCATGGACATGGGGCCGATGCGGATGGGCAACACCCTGATGGGGGCGACCTCGCCGCTGCTCGGCGGCGACGCCGGCGACGTCTACTACCCGCTCTACCTGATCAACGGCAGGCCAGCGGCCGACCCCGAAACCTTCACCGCGAAGCCGGGCCAGAAGATCAGACTGCGGATCATCAACGCCGGCGGCGACACCGCCTTCCGGTTCGGCGTCGCCGAGCACCCGCTCACCATCACCCACACCGACGGCTACCCGGTCAAGCCGCACGAGGCCGAGAGCGTCGTGCTCGGCATGGGCGAGCGCTACGACGCCGTCATCACCGTCGGCGACGGCGCGTTCGCCGTCATGGCCGAAGCCCTCGGGAAGCAGGACCAGGCCGTCGCCGTCCTGCGCACCGGATCCGGCAGCGCCCCGGCCAAGGGCGCGAAGCTCCCGCAGACGAAAGCTCCCGCCACCGCGGCCGACCTCAAGGCGACCGGCGCGGTCGCCCTGCCCAAGCGCGCCGTGGACCGCACACTCGTCCTCGAGCTGACCGGGGCCATGGAGAAGTACGACTGGGCGATCAACGGCAAGCGCATGGACATGGAGCAGCCCATGCGCGACGCCCTCGGCATCGTCGACGGGGAGCGCGTCGCGCTGGAGTTCAAGAACAGCACCAAGATGTGGCATCCCATGCACCTGCACGGCCACACCTACCAGCACGCCGGCGGCGGGCCCCGCAAGGACACCTCCATCGTCCTGCCCGGCAAGACCCTCCGCGTCGAGTTCGACGCCGACAACCCCGGCCGCTGGCTCACGCACTGCCACAACGTCTACCACGGCGAGGCCGGGATGATGGCCGCTGTCGCCTACCAGCAGGGTTGA
- a CDS encoding EamA family transporter has protein sequence MTRSANPASTEAGRRGDTAPAGEGTRALLVLVGGCLLVGASSTFIKLSGATAPTAAFVRCALAAVLLAPVALGEWRRYGLPHRRGLGLAAASGVLLAADYLMWTQSVLDTGAAVATVLIGVQVVVFPVLALLLLDMPIARRFWLTLPVMLLGLVLTSGLLGADPGAPAPLRGAVLGVLAGGCYAGYLLTNRQAAVLDPRQIVTPVAVGTTAAALVIAAVSGLASRTPAGGALTIDLGAVDAGGWVWLVALAIGGQVLSFVAISYGSARLAPSRAGAVMLLQPVAAIALGTLALGERPDAAQVLGMALTVIGVGLATIGRRRR, from the coding sequence GTGACCCGATCTGCGAACCCGGCGAGCACCGAGGCCGGAAGGCGAGGCGACACGGCGCCGGCCGGCGAGGGCACTCGCGCGCTGCTGGTGCTGGTCGGCGGTTGCCTGCTGGTGGGCGCCTCGTCGACCTTCATCAAGCTGTCCGGGGCCACCGCGCCCACGGCGGCCTTCGTCCGCTGCGCACTCGCGGCCGTGCTGCTCGCCCCGGTGGCGCTCGGCGAATGGCGCCGCTACGGGCTCCCGCACCGCCGCGGCCTCGGGCTGGCGGCGGCCTCGGGGGTGCTGCTGGCGGCCGACTACCTGATGTGGACCCAGAGCGTGCTGGACACCGGGGCCGCGGTCGCCACCGTGCTGATCGGCGTCCAGGTCGTCGTGTTCCCGGTACTCGCGCTGCTGCTGCTCGACATGCCGATCGCCCGCCGGTTCTGGTTGACCCTGCCGGTGATGTTGCTCGGGCTGGTCCTGACCAGCGGCCTGCTCGGCGCCGATCCCGGCGCGCCCGCGCCACTGCGCGGCGCCGTCCTCGGGGTGCTGGCCGGCGGCTGTTATGCCGGCTACCTGCTGACCAACCGGCAGGCCGCCGTGCTGGACCCGCGCCAGATCGTCACGCCCGTCGCCGTGGGCACCACCGCGGCCGCACTGGTGATCGCCGCGGTGTCGGGGCTGGCGTCCCGGACACCGGCGGGCGGCGCGCTCACCATCGACCTCGGTGCCGTCGATGCCGGCGGCTGGGTCTGGCTGGTCGCGCTCGCCATCGGCGGGCAGGTGCTGTCCTTCGTCGCGATCAGTTACGGATCGGCCCGGCTGGCACCGTCGCGGGCCGGCGCGGTGATGCTGCTGCAGCCCGTCGCGGCCATCGCCCTCGGCACCCTCGCCCTCGGCGAGCGGCCCGACGCCGCGCAGGTGCTCGGGATGGCGCTGACCGTGATCGGCGTCGGCCTGGCGACGATCGGTCGCCGGCGCCGCTAG
- a CDS encoding heavy metal translocating P-type ATPase, whose translation MTAPAPLSADAGIELEIGGMTCASCANRIERKLNKLDGVTASVNYATEKAKVTVPADYDPALLVAEVEKTGYTAALPKPPSSTTAESADGESEEADPELTSLRQRLIGSIVLTVPVIAMSMIPALQFTYWQWASLTLAAPVIVWAGWPFHKAAWTNLKHGTATMDTLVSMGTSAAFLWSLYALFLGHAGMPGMKHPFEFALARSDGAGNIYLEAAAGVTMFILAGRYFEKRSKRQAGAALRALLDLGAKEVSVLRDGAEVKIPTSELAAGDDFVVRPGEKIATDGTVVSGTSAVDASMLTGESVPVEVGEGDPVTGATVNAGGRLVVRATRVGSDTQLAQMAKLVEDAQSGKAAVQRLADRISGVFVPIVIAIALVALAAWLISGAGVSAALTAAVAVLVIACPCALGLATPTALLVGTGRGAQLGILIKGPEVLESTRKVDTVVLDKTGTVTTGKMTLVEAIAEPGTDRAELLRLAGALEDASEHPIAQAIAKGAVQEVGQLPTPEDFANVAGKGVQGVVDGHAVLVGRESLLADWSQHLSPDVAAAKAAAEAEGKTVVAAGWDGQARGILVVADTVKPTSAEAIQGLKGLGLTPVLLTGDNEAVAKRIAAEVGIDQVIAEVLPKDKVDVVARLQGQGKVVAMVGDGVNDAPALAQADLGLAMGTGTDVAIEASDITLVRGDLRAAVDAIRLSRRTLGTIKANLFWAFAYNVAAIPVAALGMLNPMLAGAAMAFSSVFVVGNSLRLRGFRSIVPVRAR comes from the coding sequence ATGACTGCACCAGCGCCGCTCAGCGCGGACGCCGGCATCGAGCTGGAGATCGGCGGGATGACCTGCGCCTCGTGCGCGAACCGGATCGAGCGCAAGCTCAACAAGCTCGACGGCGTCACCGCGTCGGTCAACTACGCCACTGAGAAGGCCAAGGTCACCGTGCCCGCGGACTACGACCCCGCGCTGCTGGTCGCCGAGGTCGAGAAGACCGGCTACACCGCGGCCCTGCCCAAGCCCCCGAGCTCGACGACCGCCGAGTCGGCTGACGGCGAGAGCGAGGAGGCCGACCCGGAGCTGACCTCGCTCAGGCAGCGGCTGATCGGGTCGATCGTGCTCACCGTCCCGGTGATCGCGATGTCGATGATCCCGGCCCTGCAGTTCACCTACTGGCAGTGGGCCTCGCTGACCCTGGCCGCGCCGGTGATCGTCTGGGCGGGCTGGCCGTTCCACAAGGCGGCGTGGACCAACCTCAAGCACGGCACCGCGACGATGGACACGCTCGTCTCGATGGGCACCTCGGCGGCGTTCCTGTGGTCGCTCTACGCGCTGTTCCTCGGCCACGCCGGCATGCCCGGCATGAAGCACCCGTTCGAGTTCGCCCTGGCCCGCTCCGACGGCGCGGGCAACATCTACCTCGAGGCGGCCGCCGGGGTGACGATGTTCATCCTCGCCGGCCGCTATTTCGAGAAGCGCTCCAAGCGCCAGGCCGGCGCGGCGCTGCGCGCGCTGCTCGACCTCGGAGCGAAGGAGGTCTCGGTGCTGCGCGACGGGGCCGAGGTCAAGATCCCGACCTCCGAGCTGGCCGCGGGCGACGACTTCGTCGTCCGCCCGGGCGAGAAGATCGCCACCGACGGCACCGTCGTCTCCGGCACCTCCGCGGTGGACGCCTCCATGCTCACCGGCGAGTCCGTGCCCGTCGAGGTCGGCGAAGGCGACCCGGTCACAGGGGCCACCGTGAACGCCGGCGGCCGCCTGGTCGTCCGGGCGACCCGCGTCGGCTCGGACACCCAGCTGGCGCAGATGGCCAAGCTCGTCGAGGACGCCCAGTCCGGCAAGGCCGCCGTCCAGCGGCTGGCCGACAGGATCTCGGGCGTGTTCGTCCCGATCGTCATCGCCATCGCGCTCGTCGCCCTCGCGGCATGGCTGATCTCCGGGGCCGGCGTCTCGGCCGCGTTAACCGCCGCGGTCGCGGTCCTGGTCATCGCCTGCCCCTGCGCCCTCGGCCTGGCAACCCCCACCGCCCTGCTGGTCGGCACCGGCCGCGGCGCGCAGCTGGGAATCCTGATCAAGGGCCCCGAGGTGCTGGAGTCCACCCGCAAGGTCGACACCGTGGTGCTGGACAAGACCGGCACCGTCACCACCGGCAAGATGACGCTCGTCGAGGCGATCGCCGAGCCCGGCACCGACCGCGCCGAGCTGCTGCGCCTGGCCGGGGCGCTGGAGGACGCCTCCGAGCACCCAATCGCCCAGGCCATCGCCAAGGGCGCGGTCCAGGAGGTCGGGCAGCTCCCGACGCCGGAGGACTTCGCCAACGTCGCGGGCAAGGGCGTGCAGGGCGTCGTCGACGGCCACGCCGTGCTCGTCGGCCGCGAGTCCCTGCTAGCCGACTGGTCCCAGCACCTCTCCCCCGACGTCGCCGCCGCCAAGGCCGCAGCCGAGGCCGAGGGCAAGACCGTCGTCGCCGCCGGCTGGGACGGGCAGGCCCGCGGGATCCTCGTCGTGGCCGACACGGTCAAGCCGACCAGCGCCGAGGCGATCCAGGGCCTTAAGGGCCTGGGCCTGACCCCGGTGCTGCTCACAGGAGACAACGAGGCCGTGGCCAAGCGGATCGCCGCCGAGGTCGGCATCGACCAGGTCATCGCCGAAGTCCTGCCCAAGGACAAGGTCGACGTCGTCGCCCGCCTCCAGGGCCAAGGGAAGGTGGTGGCGATGGTCGGCGACGGCGTCAACGACGCCCCGGCGCTGGCGCAGGCCGACCTCGGCCTGGCCATGGGCACCGGCACCGACGTCGCCATCGAGGCCTCCGACATCACCCTCGTGCGCGGCGACCTGCGCGCCGCGGTCGACGCGATCCGGCTTTCCCGCAGGACGCTGGGCACGATCAAGGCCAACCTGTTCTGGGCCTTCGCCTACAACGTCGCGGCCATCCCGGTCGCGGCCCTGGGCATGCTCAACCCGATGCTCGCAGGCGCGGCGATGGCCTTCTCCAGCGTCTTCGTCGTCGGCAACAGCCTCCGCCTGCGCGGGTTCCGCAGCATCGTCCCGGTCCGCGCACGATGA
- a CDS encoding flavin-containing monooxygenase codes for MTAVDHEVLVVGGGQAGLAVGYHLLQRDVDFLIVDAGPAIGHSWRSRWDSLKLFTPAQYANLPGRAFPAPTDTYPGRDQVADYLGSYATWLEPPLRLNTRLTRLETSGDHFRARTAAGSTITARQVVIATGPFSQPFVPPVATGLAAVVQVHTADYRNPTRFPDGVVLVVGGGNSGFQIAAELASAGRRVVLSEGRQNACVPQRPLGRDIFWWQDRLGLLRVAANSPLGRKMQANDGTVIGSSRRQLTQRGVSFRPRLVGGQGRLVGFSDGSSLQVDAVLWATGFVIDDSWIGIDGVLDDWSRLRHERGVVTGAAGLYTVGRPWQTTIGSALLGFVQHDARTIAQQITTTLPGHS; via the coding sequence ATGACAGCTGTCGATCATGAGGTTCTGGTCGTCGGTGGCGGCCAGGCCGGGCTGGCGGTGGGCTACCACCTGCTGCAGCGGGACGTGGACTTTCTCATCGTCGACGCCGGCCCGGCGATCGGCCACAGCTGGCGCTCGCGGTGGGACTCGCTGAAGCTCTTCACACCTGCTCAGTACGCGAACCTGCCGGGCCGGGCGTTCCCTGCACCGACCGACACCTACCCGGGGCGGGATCAGGTGGCCGACTACCTCGGCAGCTACGCCACCTGGCTGGAACCGCCCCTCCGCCTGAACACCCGCCTGACCCGGCTCGAAACCTCAGGCGACCACTTCCGAGCACGCACCGCTGCCGGTAGCACCATCACCGCGCGGCAGGTGGTCATCGCCACCGGGCCGTTCTCCCAGCCGTTCGTGCCACCCGTGGCGACCGGCCTGGCCGCGGTGGTCCAGGTCCACACGGCCGACTACCGCAACCCGACGCGGTTTCCTGATGGCGTCGTGCTCGTGGTCGGCGGCGGAAACTCCGGCTTTCAGATCGCTGCCGAACTGGCCTCTGCCGGTCGACGCGTCGTGCTGTCGGAGGGCCGGCAGAACGCCTGCGTGCCGCAGCGACCGTTGGGCCGGGACATCTTCTGGTGGCAGGATCGCCTCGGGCTGCTCCGGGTCGCGGCCAACAGCCCGCTGGGCAGGAAGATGCAGGCCAACGACGGCACCGTCATCGGCTCGTCCCGCCGCCAGTTGACACAGCGCGGCGTCTCCTTCCGGCCCCGGCTGGTCGGCGGTCAAGGTCGGCTCGTCGGGTTCAGCGACGGTTCGTCGTTGCAAGTTGACGCGGTCCTGTGGGCAACCGGTTTCGTGATCGACGACTCCTGGATCGGGATCGATGGCGTACTGGACGACTGGTCGCGGCTCCGACACGAGCGCGGTGTCGTGACCGGCGCTGCCGGCCTCTACACCGTCGGCCGACCGTGGCAGACCACAATCGGATCGGCCTTGCTGGGATTCGTCCAACACGACGCTCGAACCATCGCCCAGCAGATCACGACAACCTTGCCGGGCCACAGCTAG
- a CDS encoding heavy-metal-associated domain-containing protein — translation MAANEYQVTGMTCGHCEMSVREEVSGVPGVEDVEVSAQTGKLVVSGSGDIDDAKVLAAVEEAGYTAVRA, via the coding sequence ATGGCTGCGAACGAGTACCAGGTGACGGGCATGACCTGCGGGCACTGCGAGATGTCGGTCCGCGAGGAGGTCAGCGGGGTCCCCGGCGTCGAGGACGTCGAGGTCAGCGCGCAGACCGGCAAGCTCGTCGTGTCCGGCTCCGGCGATATCGACGACGCGAAGGTCCTAGCCGCTGTCGAGGAGGCCGGCTACACGGCCGTGCGCGCCTGA